A stretch of the Paenibacillus dendritiformis genome encodes the following:
- the cyoE gene encoding heme o synthase, whose translation MDKQMTYRGPSDSVTLTPGPIRVGLWKEFIQLTKPGIIRSNLMAAFAGFWVAAKWDIPWLTLLWMVAGTTLVLASSCVFNNYFDRDFDMKMERTKKRALPEGRLKPNTVLSYAIILGAAGLAVLFGLVNILSGIVGIAGMFFYVVIYTLWLKRTSTWSTSVGGISGAMPPVIGYVAVTGQLDMGAALLFALLFLWQPPHFWALGIRRVEEYRAAGYPLLPVVKGITRTKWQMIPYVVLLLPVSWLFYSYGYTGMIYGILGTVINAIWLFICIAGFRAKDTDAWAKKNFIWSINVLMLNMLVMVLDTMGKA comes from the coding sequence GTGGATAAACAAATGACTTATCGGGGGCCTTCCGATTCCGTTACATTGACGCCGGGACCGATACGGGTCGGATTATGGAAAGAGTTTATTCAATTAACGAAGCCGGGCATTATCCGCTCGAACCTGATGGCGGCGTTTGCCGGCTTTTGGGTAGCGGCCAAATGGGATATTCCTTGGCTTACGCTGCTGTGGATGGTGGCCGGGACGACGCTGGTCCTCGCATCCTCATGCGTATTCAATAATTATTTCGATCGGGATTTCGATATGAAGATGGAGCGGACGAAGAAGCGCGCGCTGCCGGAAGGACGATTGAAGCCGAACACCGTGCTGAGCTATGCCATCATCCTTGGCGCAGCCGGGCTGGCGGTACTGTTCGGCCTCGTCAACATATTATCCGGAATCGTAGGCATCGCAGGCATGTTCTTCTATGTTGTCATATACACGTTATGGCTCAAGCGCACGTCCACCTGGAGCACATCCGTAGGCGGCATCTCCGGCGCGATGCCTCCCGTCATCGGCTATGTTGCCGTCACGGGCCAGCTTGATATGGGGGCGGCCTTGCTGTTCGCGCTGCTGTTCCTCTGGCAGCCGCCGCATTTCTGGGCGCTCGGCATTCGCCGAGTGGAAGAATACCGCGCAGCAGGCTATCCGCTTCTGCCTGTCGTTAAGGGCATTACCCGCACGAAATGGCAGATGATTCCGTATGTCGTATTGCTTCTGCCGGTATCGTGGTTGTTCTATTCGTACGGCTATACCGGCATGATTTATGGCATCCTCGGCACCGTCATCAATGCGATCTGGCTGTTCATCTGCATCGCGGGCTTCCGCGCGAAGGACACCGACGCCTGGGCGAAGAAGAACTTCATTTGGTCCATTAACGTCCTGATGCTGAATATGCTGGTCATGGTTCTGGACACGATGGGGAAAGCGTAA
- a CDS encoding SCO family protein has protein sequence MSWAKKYSFQIFLGALVAVFAIVVAILYWPREPEIPMTDKKAPDFSMQNVDGSTVTLADTNGKVRLFYFYFTNCPDVCPPTTYRLSEVQKLLQDKGMFGTEASIVSISFDPERDTLEEIKKWSEKYNADYSGWYFLRGKEEDVAKMMPEFGSSVFKDEDGNFTHLNVITLVDRDGNIRKYYNANDLETASPENIAKDVERLVKD, from the coding sequence ATGTCTTGGGCGAAGAAGTATTCTTTTCAAATTTTCCTTGGCGCACTGGTGGCGGTTTTCGCGATTGTGGTGGCCATTCTGTATTGGCCGCGGGAACCGGAGATTCCGATGACCGACAAAAAGGCGCCGGACTTCAGCATGCAAAATGTGGACGGCAGCACAGTGACGCTGGCGGATACGAACGGCAAGGTCCGTTTGTTCTATTTCTACTTCACGAACTGCCCGGATGTCTGCCCGCCGACGACATACCGTTTGTCCGAAGTGCAGAAGCTGCTTCAGGACAAGGGGATGTTCGGCACCGAGGCGAGCATCGTATCGATTTCCTTCGATCCGGAACGCGATACATTGGAGGAGATTAAGAAATGGTCGGAGAAGTACAATGCCGACTATAGCGGCTGGTATTTTCTGAGGGGCAAGGAAGAGGATGTGGCGAAGATGATGCCGGAGTTCGGATCAAGCGTCTTCAAGGACGAGGATGGCAATTTCACGCATCTGAACGTCATCACCTTGGTCGATCGGGACGGCAATATTCGCAAGTATTATAATGCGAATGATCTCGAGACGGCTTCCCCTGAAAATATCGCCAAGGATGTAGAGCGTCTCGTCAAAGATTAA
- a CDS encoding toprim domain-containing protein: MEVIIIVEGKNDRSRLRRLLSDEVGILCTFGTLNTLRTEQLRKEAQDKDVYLFMDNDASGKRIRGILRDAFPDAEHIYTRRGYAGVEGTPDEYLIQQLEKAGLDEYIIYPDPAPPL; encoded by the coding sequence TTGGAGGTTATCATCATTGTGGAAGGGAAGAACGACCGGAGCCGGCTGCGGCGGCTGCTGAGCGACGAAGTGGGCATCTTGTGCACGTTCGGCACCTTGAATACGCTCCGCACCGAGCAGCTGCGCAAGGAGGCGCAGGACAAGGACGTCTACTTGTTCATGGACAACGACGCATCAGGCAAGCGGATACGCGGCATATTGCGGGACGCGTTCCCGGACGCCGAACATATTTATACCCGCCGCGGGTACGCCGGGGTCGAAGGCACGCCGGATGAGTACTTGATTCAGCAGCTCGAAAAGGCGGGGCTGGACGAATATATTATATATCCGGATCCAGCCCCGCCTCTGTGA
- a CDS encoding MFS transporter, with product MRSVLWLYLFLFVAFFDLHAQYPILTPFAISIGAAPSFIGLMMGMYSFTHLPGNLLAGYGIDRFGSRIFIVFSLIGAGVIMILQAHVVNPWELLVLRSISGFVLAFLSPACLSLLARMARDHVHQGKLMAGNGLIHTLASVVSPAAGAYLVAKIGFGMAFQALGIMLLIVGALAWFFIRDISHDAVSLTPQAESLPSEPLKQPEDVPVPWRFYFMPLAISLSQGILFFELPLMADALESIMRAGILFSAVSLGALFTLSLLFLNHYQPYTRTWTGAFALALLFFGLAIHWPVPLLATLFLIGMTKGIILPAMSSHLILLSGGTRFGRIFSILAISSSIGSFLGPMIAGQIRDTISPYFIAFVVLMIAVTLLPAKQAFLPPSLLPATRTTTRV from the coding sequence TTGCGCTCAGTGCTGTGGCTCTATTTGTTCTTGTTCGTTGCTTTCTTTGATTTGCACGCGCAATACCCGATTCTAACCCCGTTTGCCATCTCAATAGGTGCGGCGCCCTCCTTCATCGGTCTGATGATGGGGATGTACTCGTTCACCCATCTGCCGGGCAACCTGCTGGCCGGTTACGGAATCGACCGATTCGGTAGCCGGATTTTTATTGTGTTCAGTCTGATCGGCGCCGGGGTAATCATGATTTTGCAGGCCCATGTCGTCAACCCATGGGAGCTGCTCGTGCTTCGCTCGATCAGCGGGTTCGTGCTCGCCTTCCTGTCACCGGCCTGCTTGTCCCTCCTCGCACGCATGGCCCGGGATCATGTGCATCAAGGGAAGCTGATGGCAGGCAACGGCCTCATTCATACGCTCGCCTCGGTCGTCTCCCCGGCCGCCGGCGCTTATCTCGTCGCCAAGATCGGCTTCGGCATGGCCTTCCAGGCGCTCGGCATTATGCTGCTCATCGTCGGCGCGCTGGCCTGGTTCTTCATTCGGGATATCAGCCATGACGCCGTTTCTTTGACGCCGCAGGCGGAGAGCCTTCCTTCAGAGCCGCTCAAGCAGCCGGAAGACGTGCCGGTCCCATGGCGCTTTTATTTTATGCCGCTTGCCATCTCGCTGTCCCAGGGCATCCTGTTCTTCGAGCTTCCTCTGATGGCGGACGCGCTCGAATCGATTATGCGTGCCGGCATCCTGTTCTCGGCCGTCAGCTTGGGCGCATTATTCACGTTGAGCCTGCTGTTCCTGAACCATTATCAACCGTATACGAGGACGTGGACGGGCGCATTCGCCTTGGCGCTGCTCTTTTTCGGACTGGCTATCCATTGGCCGGTGCCGCTGCTGGCGACGCTGTTCCTTATCGGAATGACCAAAGGAATCATTTTGCCGGCGATGTCCTCCCATTTGATTTTATTAAGCGGAGGGACCCGTTTTGGGCGGATATTTTCCATCCTGGCAATCTCTTCTTCTATCGGTTCCTTCCTTGGCCCAATGATCGCGGGCCAGATTCGAGATACGATATCGCCCTATTTTATCGCCTTCGTCGTGTTGATGATTGCCGTTACGCTGCTGCCGGCGAAGCAAGCTTTTCTGCCGCCTTCTCTCCTTCCCGCAACGCGAACGACGACCCGCGTATAA
- a CDS encoding DUF4870 domain-containing protein, whose amino-acid sequence MNQMDMWFEFIKQNWLIFLIALIVLFVIVSFVKTMVKWALVLVIIAAVAVYSGITWENINQVVTNVKDETVQKLKEQATQAMLDEAKKATYTAEKDGTYTVKTPSLVLTGKADGGKVNVSFSGVPLGEWDMNDTLRQFIDKAKQKQ is encoded by the coding sequence GTGAATCAGATGGATATGTGGTTTGAATTTATTAAGCAGAACTGGCTCATTTTCCTTATCGCGCTTATCGTCTTATTCGTTATTGTGAGCTTCGTCAAGACGATGGTGAAATGGGCGCTTGTGTTGGTCATTATCGCCGCGGTCGCCGTGTACAGCGGCATCACATGGGAGAATATCAATCAGGTGGTCACGAACGTGAAGGATGAAACGGTCCAGAAGCTGAAGGAGCAGGCGACCCAAGCGATGCTCGATGAAGCGAAAAAAGCGACGTATACGGCCGAGAAGGACGGCACGTACACCGTCAAGACGCCGAGTCTCGTGCTGACAGGGAAGGCGGACGGCGGCAAGGTCAATGTGTCGTTCAGCGGCGTGCCGCTCGGCGAATGGGATATGAACGACACGCTGCGCCAATTCATCGACAAGGCGAAGCAGAAGCAATGA
- a CDS encoding transglutaminase domain-containing protein, giving the protein MSAQVLTDGNVVTILLGVIVLFPVLLGVRRGASGSARHLLSFVLDTAAVVVSALASYWTAMALSPLVQRRMAEWSIAIPARELAWWEQIGYTLLTGIRDFPLLRFAVLFALIYMVIRWIAGWALGALVPAAGRELGDPSRGAAEAGPLKTVGNWIAGAVLGGIIGMARALLVILVLFAYVTWQPDTKASAIIRDSEAYRLAAEELIEPVAGDFISSQWPVFTSQVAEELSKLMQRKYEVVDSHIPDDIEQAAADITAGARSDEEKARKLYDWVGSRVQYDWDKAKQYETKRIWKEQTPQDTFATKQGVCIDYARLYAVMARASALKVKVVTGLGYNGQGGYGPHAWNEVWLSEEERWVPLDATWASSGDWFNPPDFAKTHVPDKIAAG; this is encoded by the coding sequence ATGAGCGCGCAGGTGCTGACAGACGGGAATGTGGTGACGATCTTGCTCGGCGTCATCGTGCTCTTCCCGGTGCTGCTAGGGGTGAGGAGAGGGGCTTCCGGCTCCGCTCGTCACCTTTTGTCATTTGTGCTGGATACCGCGGCCGTCGTCGTCTCCGCGCTGGCTTCTTATTGGACAGCGATGGCGCTCTCCCCGCTTGTGCAGCGCCGGATGGCTGAATGGAGCATCGCGATTCCGGCGCGGGAACTGGCGTGGTGGGAGCAAATCGGCTATACGCTGCTGACCGGAATCCGCGACTTCCCGCTGCTTCGCTTTGCCGTGCTGTTCGCGTTGATATATATGGTGATCCGATGGATAGCCGGGTGGGCGTTGGGCGCCCTGGTGCCGGCGGCCGGCAGGGAGCTTGGCGATCCTTCGCGAGGAGCGGCGGAGGCCGGACCGTTGAAGACGGTCGGGAATTGGATCGCCGGCGCGGTGCTGGGCGGCATCATCGGCATGGCGCGGGCGCTGCTCGTCATCCTCGTGCTGTTCGCTTATGTCACATGGCAGCCGGATACGAAAGCGAGCGCGATTATCCGCGATTCGGAAGCGTACCGGCTAGCGGCCGAGGAACTGATTGAACCGGTCGCCGGGGATTTCATCTCGTCGCAGTGGCCGGTATTCACTTCCCAGGTCGCCGAAGAGCTGTCGAAGCTCATGCAGCGCAAATATGAAGTCGTCGATTCCCATATCCCGGACGACATTGAACAGGCTGCCGCGGACATTACGGCCGGCGCTCGCTCGGATGAAGAGAAGGCACGCAAGCTGTACGACTGGGTCGGAAGCCGCGTTCAGTATGATTGGGACAAGGCGAAGCAGTATGAGACGAAGCGAATCTGGAAGGAACAGACGCCGCAGGACACGTTCGCGACCAAGCAGGGCGTCTGCATCGACTACGCCCGCCTGTATGCGGTCATGGCCCGGGCGTCCGCTCTGAAGGTGAAGGTCGTCACCGGTCTCGGCTATAACGGCCAAGGCGGGTATGGCCCCCATGCCTGGAACGAGGTCTGGCTCTCGGAAGAGGAACGCTGGGTTCCGCTGGATGCCACCTGGGCGAGCTCGGGGGATTGGTTCAACCCGCCGGATTTCGCCAAGACGCATGTCCCGGACAAGATCGCTGCTGGCTAA